The window AAGGCGCCGACCACGGCCCAGGCCGTCATGGAGAGCGTTTCGTGAAGATTGTTCACCGGCACGTGGCCGGTGTCCGCAAACGCCCAGCCGATGGAGACCGTGTGGCAGGCGAATCCGACCATCAGCAACAGGCCGCCGATCTGCTGCAGCCGATCGCGCTGTATGAACAGATAGGCGAAATAGGCGGCGCTGCTCAGCATGTATAAAAGAATGGCCGCAATAAAGGCGATCTGCATAAGGTTTCCTTATTCTTTTGGAGGAAGATGGCGGTCATCCACCGCATCGTCCGCCATCAGACCCGCATAGGTCACGTCCGGCCCGACCACCCGGGCCAGCAGGGCATCGATTTTCGGGTGATCGTCCTGGCGAATCAACGCCAGCAGTCCCTCGTCAATGAGCCGCTCGAAAATCGGCTTGTGCGCTTCGGGGGCATGTGCCTCGGCCAGCAGTCGCCGGCGCAACGCCCCCATAAGATCCAGGAAACGGCCATATTCGGGTCCGAATTGGGCCTGCAACTGCCGACGCATGTATTTGGCAAAGGCCGGGCTCTGACCGGAGGTGGAGATGGCGATGGTCAGGTTCCCCTGGCGCACCACCGACGGCAATACGAAATTGCACCGCTGGGGCTGATCGGCGATGTTGCAAAGACGGCCGGCTTGTTCGGCATCGTCATGAATGCGCTGGTTCAGCGCCTCATCGTTGGTGGCGCCGATCACCAGAAAGGTGCCCTGCTGGTCGGTACTGCGGTAGGCGCGCTGCTTCCATGTGATGCGACCCTGTTGGGCGAGATTGGCGATGGTCTCGGTGGCCTGGGGGCTGACCACCGTGACCCGGGCACCGCACGCCAGCAGCGCGCCCACCTTGCGTGAGCCGACCTGACCGCCGCCCACCACCAGGCAGGCGCGCC is drawn from Desulfatitalea tepidiphila and contains these coding sequences:
- a CDS encoding precorrin-2 dehydrogenase/sirohydrochlorin ferrochelatase family protein; protein product: MRYYPVSLDIQGRACLVVGGGQVGSRKVGALLACGARVTVVSPQATETIANLAQQGRITWKQRAYRSTDQQGTFLVIGATNDEALNQRIHDDAEQAGRLCNIADQPQRCNFVLPSVVRQGNLTIAISTSGQSPAFAKYMRRQLQAQFGPEYGRFLDLMGALRRRLLAEAHAPEAHKPIFERLIDEGLLALIRQDDHPKIDALLARVVGPDVTYAGLMADDAVDDRHLPPKE